A window of the Ardenticatenales bacterium genome harbors these coding sequences:
- a CDS encoding SUMF1/EgtB/PvdO family nonheme iron enzyme, whose translation MPDLLTQHFDAHELRQLCLDLAIACADLPGDAPIRQAQWLVAQCLDHGRLPALGARCRARRPRVEWPDLDHAAAELAAMRQTTNALVETVKDETLRAAMLAPLQEKEAGLLAYLLGSGAVAQGEGAKAIGAGAVDAGNAHTGGSIVTGKAKVGGDFTGGDRFDIHAGPGATVVIGPETAAPPPFDRTTVLGRYLDHTVAHTRYLHLQGVSAGGKLVHIELERIYVTLRATQQRLVSATERAAAEGRWLAAETQRAPGERRRGGGDETVMETRIVSVNEALAAHRRLVVLGDPGSGKTTLLRYLALLYARAFQEQPDGIRAKLGLDEAGLLPILLPLRQVGGFLKNHAEESVEGHKLLLDFLQRYLQQERIDVPLRFFDPYLTGGQAVVLLDGLDEVPGADLRRRVARLVEAFTRAYPDCRYVVASRIVGYEGAARLGEAYAATTVQDFTLSDVAHFLRYWHQLVYAGQMGSGEPAVHAAARQTEDLMAAIRGNERIRELAINPLLLTVIALVHQERVKLPDRRAELYAEAVAVLLGKWDEARGVVPEQPILPDRPFDVTDRRLLLQNVALQMHEQEQKEMEAEALRDLLRQLFRPLVADDDRADRAVTRFLRLIEARTGLLVARGGGVYAFSHLTFQEYLAALAVAGRDDYVAYTLARSGETWWREVILLQAGHLSLQSQERTNRLIAAIANRKIEPVRYHNLVLAAECLRDVGAGRVDQDVAEDVSRRLRADLEAPLPQNRWARLFKKEEQLTKEWVEQRSAAMNALVRAGAGYWRPPYGEPEWVEIPAGAFTMGSDKGNSAEQPVHALSLPAYAIARVPVTNAQYLLFVTATGYSAPPHWRENRPPKGLESHPVVNVSWDDAMAYCRWLREVTGKPITLPSEAEWEKAARGSQDAWEYPWGDAFDRLRCNGKELGLGTTTPVGIFPDGASPYGVLDMSGNVWEWTRTIWGDWDGKDFQSVFRYPYEPEDGREDMRQKDERVRFLRGGAWWNDAPALRCAARSGDNPDFRYDYFGFRVCVSVRP comes from the coding sequence TTGCCTGACCTGCTTACGCAGCATTTTGATGCCCACGAACTGCGGCAACTTTGCCTAGACCTCGCCATCGCCTGCGCGGACCTGCCCGGCGACGCCCCCATCCGCCAGGCTCAGTGGTTGGTTGCGCAATGCCTGGACCACGGTCGTTTGCCCGCTCTCGGCGCTCGTTGCCGTGCACGACGTCCGCGGGTGGAATGGCCCGACCTGGATCACGCGGCCGCGGAACTGGCCGCCATGCGGCAAACGACGAACGCGTTGGTCGAGACGGTCAAGGATGAAACGTTACGGGCGGCCATGTTGGCCCCATTGCAGGAGAAAGAGGCTGGTTTGCTCGCTTACCTGCTGGGCAGCGGCGCTGTGGCCCAGGGAGAAGGAGCGAAAGCGATAGGGGCAGGGGCGGTGGATGCCGGCAACGCGCACACAGGCGGCTCCATTGTCACGGGCAAAGCGAAAGTCGGGGGAGATTTCACGGGCGGGGATAGATTTGACATCCACGCCGGACCGGGAGCCACGGTCGTCATTGGCCCAGAAACCGCCGCGCCGCCTCCGTTTGACCGCACCACGGTCCTCGGCCGTTACCTGGACCACACCGTTGCCCATACCCGCTACCTGCATTTGCAGGGCGTTAGCGCCGGCGGCAAGCTGGTGCACATTGAATTGGAGCGCATCTATGTCACCTTGCGCGCCACGCAGCAGCGGCTGGTTTCCGCGACCGAACGGGCGGCGGCGGAGGGGCGCTGGCTGGCGGCCGAGACGCAACGGGCCCCTGGCGAACGGCGGCGCGGCGGCGGCGACGAAACCGTCATGGAGACCAGGATTGTCAGCGTCAACGAGGCGCTCGCCGCCCACCGGCGGCTGGTGGTGTTGGGCGACCCCGGCAGCGGCAAGACCACGCTGCTGCGTTACCTGGCGCTGCTTTACGCCCGCGCTTTCCAGGAACAGCCGGACGGGATTCGCGCCAAACTCGGGCTGGACGAAGCGGGGCTGCTGCCTATCCTCCTTCCCCTGCGGCAGGTGGGCGGCTTCCTCAAAAACCACGCCGAGGAGAGCGTCGAAGGGCACAAGCTGCTGCTGGACTTCCTCCAGCGTTACCTGCAGCAGGAGCGCATTGACGTCCCCCTGCGCTTCTTTGATCCTTACTTGACCGGTGGCCAGGCGGTCGTTTTGCTGGATGGGCTGGACGAAGTGCCGGGGGCTGACCTGCGCCGCCGCGTGGCCCGCCTGGTGGAAGCGTTTACCCGCGCCTATCCGGACTGCCGTTACGTCGTCGCCAGCCGCATTGTCGGCTACGAGGGGGCGGCGCGATTGGGCGAGGCGTATGCGGCGACCACCGTACAGGATTTCACCCTGTCGGACGTAGCGCATTTCCTCCGTTATTGGCACCAACTGGTTTACGCCGGCCAGATGGGGTCGGGCGAGCCGGCGGTGCACGCGGCGGCGCGGCAGACGGAGGACCTCATGGCCGCCATTCGCGGCAATGAGCGCATCCGCGAACTGGCGATTAACCCGCTGCTGTTGACCGTCATTGCCCTGGTGCATCAGGAGCGGGTGAAGCTGCCCGACCGCCGCGCCGAACTCTACGCCGAGGCGGTGGCCGTGCTGCTGGGCAAATGGGACGAGGCGCGCGGCGTCGTCCCCGAGCAGCCCATCCTGCCCGACCGTCCCTTTGACGTCACTGACCGCCGCCTGCTGCTGCAAAATGTGGCCCTGCAAATGCACGAGCAAGAGCAAAAGGAAATGGAGGCGGAGGCCTTGCGCGATCTGCTGCGGCAGCTTTTCCGCCCCCTGGTAGCCGACGATGACCGGGCGGACAGGGCCGTTACCCGCTTTTTGCGCCTGATAGAGGCGCGCACCGGCCTGCTGGTGGCCCGGGGAGGCGGGGTGTATGCCTTTTCCCACCTCACCTTTCAGGAGTACCTGGCGGCGCTGGCGGTGGCGGGGCGGGATGATTACGTGGCCTACACTCTGGCGCGCAGCGGCGAGACGTGGTGGCGGGAGGTGATTTTGCTACAGGCGGGTCACTTGAGCTTGCAGAGCCAGGAGCGTACCAACCGCCTGATAGCGGCCATTGCCAACCGCAAGATAGAGCCGGTACGCTACCACAATCTGGTGCTGGCTGCCGAATGTTTGCGCGACGTAGGCGCGGGGCGGGTAGACCAGGACGTTGCCGAGGACGTTTCGCGACGGCTGCGCGCTGACCTGGAAGCGCCTCTGCCGCAAAATCGTTGGGCGCGCTTGTTCAAGAAGGAGGAGCAGTTGACCAAAGAGTGGGTTGAACAGCGCAGCGCGGCCATGAACGCCCTGGTGCGCGCCGGGGCGGGCTACTGGCGGCCGCCTTATGGCGAACCGGAGTGGGTGGAAATACCCGCCGGGGCGTTTACGATGGGCAGCGATAAGGGGAATTCTGCTGAACAACCCGTTCACGCCCTTTCCCTGCCCGCTTACGCCATTGCCCGCGTTCCCGTAACCAATGCGCAGTATTTGCTCTTTGTCACGGCGACGGGGTATTCCGCCCCTCCTCATTGGCGGGAGAATCGGCCGCCTAAGGGACTGGAAAGCCATCCGGTGGTCAATGTGAGTTGGGATGACGCCATGGCTTACTGCCGCTGGCTGCGGGAGGTGACGGGCAAGCCGATTACGCTGCCCAGCGAGGCGGAATGGGAGAAGGCGGCGCGCGGCAGCCAGGATGCGTGGGAATACCCCTGGGGAGACGCCTTTGACCGCCTGCGCTGCAACGGCAAGGAATTAGGGTTGGGGACGACCACGCCCGTGGGCATTTTCCCGGACGGGGCCAGCCCGTATGGGGTGTTAGACATGAGCGGCAACGTGTGGGAATGGACGCGCACCATTTGGGGCGATTGGGACGGTAAAGATTTTCAGTCTGTCTTTCGGTATCCCTATGAACCGGAGGACGGTCGCGAAGACATGCGCCAAAAGGATGAACGGGTGAGGTTTTTGCGGGGTGGCGCCTGGTGGAACGACGCTCCGGCGCTGCGTTGCGCGGCTCGCAGCGGGGACAACCCGGACTTCAGGTACGACTACTTCGGTTTTCGGGTGTGCGTGTCCGTGCGCCCGTAA
- a CDS encoding 1-acyl-sn-glycerol-3-phosphate acyltransferase: MPVDALPFAYPRRRVTRVVLQRLARLTLRTLARFEVIGEENMPSSGPLLLVANHFHYADPVAVVTCVPWTTEFIGGAQMPNAPAAVTIIPKMWGILPVHRGKASRDALRHATTILAHGGILGIFPEAGSWATVLRPARPGTAFLASQTNARLLPMGITGLNDVFPRLGRGKRARVTIRIGRPFGPFHVTTRGRARREELEEVGHEIMRRIAALLPPAQHGVYASDPTQRAAAAAAAVYPWDNDADL; this comes from the coding sequence ATGCCAGTTGACGCTCTCCCTTTTGCTTATCCGCGGCGGCGCGTGACGCGGGTTGTGCTGCAGAGGCTTGCACGGCTGACCCTGCGGACGCTTGCTCGTTTTGAGGTAATTGGGGAGGAAAATATGCCATCCTCCGGTCCCCTCCTCCTCGTTGCCAACCACTTCCACTACGCCGACCCCGTCGCCGTCGTCACCTGCGTCCCCTGGACCACCGAATTCATCGGCGGCGCGCAAATGCCCAACGCCCCCGCCGCCGTCACCATCATCCCCAAAATGTGGGGCATTCTGCCCGTCCATCGCGGCAAAGCCTCGCGCGACGCCCTGCGCCACGCCACCACCATCCTCGCCCATGGCGGCATCCTCGGTATTTTCCCAGAAGCGGGCAGTTGGGCCACCGTTCTGCGCCCCGCCCGCCCCGGCACGGCCTTCCTCGCCAGCCAGACAAACGCCCGCCTTCTCCCCATGGGCATCACCGGCCTCAACGACGTTTTCCCCCGCCTGGGGCGTGGCAAACGGGCGCGCGTGACCATTCGCATCGGCCGGCCATTTGGCCCCTTCCACGTCACCACCCGCGGGCGCGCCCGGCGAGAGGAACTGGAAGAAGTCGGCCACGAGATCATGCGGCGTATTGCCGCTCTTCTTCCGCCCGCGCAGCACGGCGTCTATGCCAGTGACCCGACGCAGCGGGCCGCCGCCGCCGCCGCCGCGGTTTACCCGTGGGACAACGACGCGGACCTTTGA
- a CDS encoding MFS transporter → MHASHTPPQVTRREYWAWYLYDFGNSAYAAVVLLAIFSAYFKEQVVGGAEGTRLWGIAVGIAMLCVAVTSPILGAIADYSAAKKRLLFFYTMLCVIFTALLFFVQQGDVVMGMTFFILAEIGYRSSQVFYNGLLPEITTPENIGRISGNGWAIGSAGGILCLLIVLPLIVLIKGPFIVRLSLVITAVFFALSAIPIFLWLRERAEPQPLPPGDNYLTLGFRRLWRTLRKARNFGEFLKFMAAFIIFNDGIIMALDFAAIIGVVLYGMTQEQLIIFIIMVQITSVIGAYVFGLATDRWNSKSALIISLLLMIGAVVWMYFNDSIVGFYLIGALAGFALTGVQSVSRTLVGQLSPPGHSAEFFGLFAVAGRTSSFIGPTIYGLLAAAVAANEEARGVVAAVAEQIGQRTAILSIAGFLVVGLLLLLTVNEARGIRAARETVLAGAD, encoded by the coding sequence ATGCACGCATCCCATACGCCTCCCCAGGTGACGCGCCGTGAATACTGGGCCTGGTATCTCTACGATTTCGGCAACTCCGCTTATGCCGCCGTCGTGCTGTTGGCTATCTTTTCCGCTTACTTCAAGGAGCAGGTTGTCGGTGGCGCGGAGGGCACGCGGCTGTGGGGCATCGCCGTAGGCATTGCCATGCTCTGCGTTGCCGTCACTTCGCCCATATTGGGCGCCATCGCCGACTACTCCGCCGCTAAAAAACGGCTCCTCTTTTTTTACACCATGCTCTGCGTCATCTTCACCGCCCTGCTTTTCTTTGTGCAACAAGGGGACGTGGTGATGGGCATGACGTTCTTCATCCTGGCGGAAATTGGCTACCGCAGTTCGCAAGTTTTCTACAATGGGCTGCTGCCAGAGATCACCACGCCGGAAAATATCGGGCGCATCTCCGGCAATGGCTGGGCCATCGGCTCCGCCGGCGGCATCCTTTGCCTGCTGATTGTGCTCCCCCTCATCGTCCTCATCAAAGGCCCCTTCATCGTGCGGCTCTCTCTGGTGATCACCGCCGTCTTTTTTGCCCTCTCCGCCATCCCCATCTTCCTCTGGCTGCGCGAACGCGCCGAACCGCAGCCGCTACCGCCGGGCGACAATTACCTCACGCTGGGTTTCCGCCGCCTGTGGCGCACGCTACGCAAGGCGCGCAACTTCGGCGAATTCCTGAAATTCATGGCCGCCTTCATCATCTTCAACGACGGCATCATCATGGCGCTGGACTTCGCGGCCATCATCGGCGTGGTCCTCTACGGCATGACCCAGGAGCAGTTGATTATCTTCATCATCATGGTGCAGATCACCAGCGTCATCGGCGCTTATGTCTTTGGCCTGGCCACGGACCGCTGGAACAGCAAAAGCGCCCTGATTATCTCGCTGCTGTTGATGATCGGCGCGGTGGTCTGGATGTATTTTAACGACTCCATTGTGGGCTTCTATCTGATCGGCGCGCTGGCCGGTTTTGCGCTGACGGGGGTGCAGTCGGTGAGCCGCACGTTGGTGGGGCAGCTCAGCCCGCCGGGACACAGCGCCGAATTCTTCGGCTTGTTTGCCGTGGCGGGACGCACGTCTTCTTTTATTGGCCCCACGATTTATGGCTTGCTGGCCGCTGCCGTGGCCGCGAACGAGGAAGCGCGCGGCGTTGTGGCTGCCGTGGCGGAGCAAATCGGCCAGCGCACGGCGATTCTATCCATTGCCGGATTTTTGGTGGTGGGATTGCTGCTGCTGCTCACGGTGAATGAGGCGCGAGGAATTCGGGCGGCGCGGGAGACGGTGTTGGCTGGCGCGGATTAG
- a CDS encoding DUF86 domain-containing protein, translating into MLAAYPCSIEIIGEATKQAPDDLKQKYGHLAWRAMAGMRDRLVHGYFGVDYDIVWDVVVNKVPALHQEIKQIIEAESAPGSFDSD; encoded by the coding sequence ATACTTGCAGCATATCCTTGTAGTATCGAAATCATTGGTGAAGCGACAAAACAGGCTCCAGACGATCTGAAACAGAAGTATGGTCATTTGGCCTGGCGAGCGATGGCCGGCATGCGTGATCGGTTGGTACATGGCTACTTCGGCGTAGATTACGACATTGTGTGGGACGTTGTGGTGAATAAAGTGCCGGCATTACACCAAGAGATCAAACAGATCATTGAAGCCGAAAGCGCTCCTGGTTCATTTGATTCTGACTGA
- a CDS encoding nucleotidyltransferase family protein → MTVHTKEDVFSLIQEYCLTLQGLGVRRLGLFGSFVCEKQTGDSDVDILVEFERGRKTFDNFINVAFLLEKIFGRRVELVTPESLSPYIGPRIMDEVEYVPFGD, encoded by the coding sequence ATGACTGTGCATACGAAAGAGGACGTCTTTTCCCTTATTCAAGAATACTGTCTCACCCTTCAAGGGTTAGGCGTAAGAAGATTGGGCCTGTTTGGTTCATTTGTTTGTGAAAAACAGACCGGTGATAGCGATGTAGATATACTGGTGGAGTTTGAGCGCGGACGTAAGACGTTTGACAACTTTATCAACGTTGCGTTTCTGCTAGAGAAGATATTTGGGCGACGAGTGGAACTGGTTACACCGGAGTCCCTCAGTCCCTACATCGGTCCCCGGATTATGGATGAAGTGGAGTATGTCCCGTTCGGCGATTGA
- a CDS encoding class I SAM-dependent methyltransferase yields MFDDHVKRNLQLYYDQTAAERDGRGIADWKAAERGRFLALLRAEGMRRLLEIGAGPGRDGLFFQRQGLEVVCTDLSAEMVALCRHKNLTAHIMDFYHLDFPPATFDAVYALNCLLHVPKADLPQVLAQIQRVLRPGGLFFFGAYGGKEHEGVWPDDPREPRRYFSFYLDAQIQQAVSPFFDLVSFRAIQLEDVEDHHFQSMIWRLPS; encoded by the coding sequence ATGTTTGATGACCACGTGAAGCGGAATTTGCAACTGTATTATGACCAGACGGCGGCGGAGCGGGACGGGCGGGGGATTGCGGACTGGAAGGCGGCGGAAAGGGGGCGTTTTCTGGCGCTGTTGCGGGCGGAGGGAATGCGGCGGCTCTTGGAGATTGGCGCGGGACCGGGCCGGGATGGGTTGTTTTTTCAGCGGCAGGGGCTGGAGGTGGTTTGTACGGATTTGTCGGCGGAGATGGTGGCGTTATGCCGGCATAAAAACCTCACCGCGCACATCATGGACTTCTACCACCTCGACTTTCCCCCCGCCACCTTCGACGCCGTCTACGCCCTCAACTGCCTGCTGCACGTCCCCAAAGCGGACCTGCCCCAGGTTTTAGCGCAGATACAGCGCGTCCTGCGACCCGGCGGCCTCTTTTTCTTCGGCGCCTATGGTGGCAAGGAACACGAAGGCGTCTGGCCTGACGATCCGCGCGAACCGCGACGGTACTTCTCCTTCTACCTCGACGCGCAAATCCAGCAGGCCGTCAGCCCCTTTTTCGACCTCGTTTCCTTCCGCGCCATCCAACTGGAAGACGTAGAGGACCACCACTTCCAGTCCATGATCTGGCGTCTCCCTTCGTGA
- a CDS encoding DUF1926 domain-containing protein, which yields MTKLYLALALHNHQPVGNFDWVFEEAYQKAYLPMLEALERHPGVRLAVHNTGPLLDWLLQAHPEYVARLAALAAAGQVEMMTGGYYEPILVSLPDNDKHNQLRKLTDAVQEHFGYEATGAWLAERVWEPHLPKPLHEAGVQFIIVDDTHLRYAGKTDDEMFGYYVTEEQGHPLKVFASAKHLRYTVPWSPVSEVITWLRHVADSDILPDLYRNSARVAVMGDDGEKFGLWPGTYAHCWTNGWVDDFFAALEENGDWLETIPPGEFAATRSALGAVYMTAASYDEMTEWALPAEMSAGITRVKHELQAAGRDDILRFLKGGLWRGFMAKYAEVNQMHKKALWVSHKVNAMPPGKAKERALEALWAAQCNCGYWHGLFGGIYLFHIRGINYRNLITAETLADKEAYGSGWVHWVKTDFNRDGADELILTNERQWLCFDLLHGGALVEWDWRDAPYNLLNTISRYPEWYHDEIRAAAAEGRIHLKPANGEALTNVHERGVLVKELGLERKLFYDGYRRGALQDHFLPPDAALPDFAAARAREWGDYLQNPYAVDVQGDADGLTAVLTRQGRVNNIPVALRKAVRLEVDGHTLRVRYHLRNEGDGPLHCRFGVENNWGLEGGQDPLTYFLGLEDEAGARRYPGQSGTASDITAFSLVSDIITVRSRVDLSLSLPASVWFFPFESVTNSEAGYEANYQGTSILTHWPLSLAPGEAWEVELRFTLGVAE from the coding sequence ATGACAAAACTTTACCTGGCTCTGGCCTTGCACAATCACCAACCCGTCGGCAACTTCGATTGGGTATTTGAAGAGGCCTACCAAAAAGCCTATTTGCCCATGCTGGAGGCGCTGGAACGGCATCCGGGCGTGCGCCTGGCGGTGCATAATACCGGGCCGCTGTTGGATTGGCTGTTGCAAGCCCACCCGGAATACGTGGCGCGGCTGGCGGCGCTGGCGGCGGCGGGGCAGGTGGAGATGATGACGGGTGGTTACTATGAGCCGATCCTGGTGTCGCTGCCGGACAATGATAAGCATAACCAGTTGCGCAAGTTGACGGACGCGGTGCAGGAGCATTTTGGTTACGAGGCGACGGGGGCGTGGCTGGCGGAGCGGGTGTGGGAACCCCACCTGCCGAAGCCGCTGCATGAGGCGGGGGTGCAGTTTATTATTGTGGACGATACGCATTTGCGATATGCCGGCAAAACCGACGACGAAATGTTCGGCTACTACGTCACCGAGGAGCAGGGGCATCCCCTGAAAGTGTTCGCCAGCGCCAAACACCTGCGCTACACCGTTCCCTGGTCGCCCGTGTCGGAGGTGATCACCTGGCTGCGCCACGTCGCCGACAGCGACATCTTGCCCGACCTCTACCGCAACAGCGCCAGAGTTGCCGTGATGGGTGACGACGGGGAGAAGTTTGGCCTCTGGCCGGGCACGTATGCCCACTGCTGGACCAATGGGTGGGTCGATGATTTCTTTGCCGCCCTGGAGGAAAACGGCGACTGGTTGGAGACGATTCCGCCGGGGGAGTTTGCCGCGACCCGGTCGGCGCTGGGGGCGGTGTACATGACGGCGGCTTCGTATGATGAGATGACGGAATGGGCGCTGCCGGCGGAGATGAGTGCCGGCATCACCCGCGTCAAACACGAACTCCAGGCAGCCGGACGGGACGACATCCTCCGCTTCCTCAAGGGCGGCCTCTGGCGCGGCTTCATGGCAAAATACGCCGAAGTCAACCAGATGCACAAAAAAGCCCTCTGGGTCAGCCACAAAGTCAACGCCATGCCCCCAGGCAAAGCGAAAGAACGCGCCCTGGAAGCCCTCTGGGCCGCCCAGTGCAACTGCGGCTACTGGCACGGCCTTTTTGGCGGCATCTACCTCTTCCACATCCGCGGCATCAACTACCGCAACCTGATCACCGCCGAAACCCTGGCGGACAAGGAAGCCTACGGCTCCGGCTGGGTCCACTGGGTGAAAACGGACTTCAACCGGGATGGCGCGGACGAACTCATCCTCACCAACGAACGCCAATGGCTTTGCTTCGATCTGCTCCACGGCGGCGCGCTCGTCGAATGGGACTGGCGCGACGCGCCCTACAACTTGCTCAACACCATTTCCCGCTACCCCGAATGGTATCATGACGAAATCCGCGCCGCCGCCGCCGAAGGCCGCATCCACCTCAAACCGGCCAATGGCGAAGCGCTCACCAACGTGCATGAGCGCGGCGTGCTGGTGAAGGAACTGGGGCTGGAGCGAAAACTGTTCTACGATGGGTATCGGCGTGGCGCACTGCAAGACCATTTCCTCCCGCCGGATGCCGCTTTGCCTGATTTTGCCGCCGCGCGTGCCCGCGAATGGGGCGACTACCTCCAGAATCCCTACGCCGTGGACGTACAAGGGGACGCCGACGGTCTCACGGCTGTGCTGACTCGCCAGGGGCGCGTGAACAATATCCCGGTCGCCCTGCGCAAAGCGGTGCGCCTGGAGGTGGATGGTCACACCCTGCGCGTGCGCTATCACCTGCGCAACGAGGGCGACGGGCCGCTGCACTGTCGCTTCGGCGTGGAAAACAACTGGGGTCTGGAAGGGGGGCAGGATCCGCTCACCTATTTCCTGGGATTGGAAGACGAGGCAGGCGCGCGCCGCTATCCGGGCCAATCGGGAACGGCCAGCGACATCACCGCCTTCTCCCTCGTCAGCGACATTATTACCGTGCGCAGCCGCGTGGACCTTAGTCTGTCGCTGCCGGCATCCGTCTGGTTCTTCCCATTTGAGAGCGTCACCAACTCCGAGGCCGGCTATGAGGCCAATTACCAGGGAACCAGCATCCTCACCCACTGGCCCCTTTCCCTGGCTCCCGGCGAGGCCTGGGAGGTCGAACTTCGTTTCACTTTGGGTGTAGCGGAGTGA